Part of the Ignavibacteriales bacterium genome is shown below.
AAGGTGATCCGTTTGTGTAAGATCCATCGGGATGAATATTTTATTTTGTGAAAACAGTTGAACTGAAAATAAAATAAAGAGATGGAATATTATTTTGTATTTTTTTCTCATATAAATAGATGCCGGATCAAGTCCGGCATGACAAAACATTTAATTTAATAAATCCGACTAAGCAGACTTTGCATCTGACTTTATATAAATCGGTTCTGCATGTTTTTCAACAGCATCTTTTGTAATAATGCACTTATCAACATCTTTTTTATTCGGAAGATCATACATAATATCAATCATAAAATCTTCAACAATGCTGCGTAATGCACGCGCGCCTGTTTTGCGTTCCATCGCTTTTTTTACTATCGAATCTAATGCAAACGGATCAAACTCAAGTTCAATGCCCTCCATCAAGAAAAGTTTTTGTATTGTTTGATGATTGCATTTTTAGGTTCGGTTAAAATATTACGCATCGCTTCTTCTGTTAGCTGATGAAGAGGTGCCGCAACAGGTAATCTTCCTATCAACTCAGGAATCAATCCAAATCTTAACAGATCTTCCGGCTGAATATGGGAAATCAAATCATCTTCTTTTGTTTTTGCTTTTAGATCAGATGAAAATCCCATTCGGTTTTCATTAATTCTTTTAGCAATAATTTTATCAATCCCATCAAACGCACCGCCAACAACAAATAAAATATTTTTTGTGTTAAGATTAATTAAACTCTGTTCCGGATGTTTTCTTCCGCCTTTTGGAGGAATGCCTGCAATGGTTCCTTCTAATATTTTTAATAAAGCTTGCTGAACTCCTTCGCCAGAAACGTCACGAGTTATTGATGTACTTTCACTCTTACGCGCAATCTTATCTATTTCATCAATGTACACAATACCTTTTTGTGCACGCTCTAAATTGTAATCAGCCGCTTGAAGCAAATGAACTAAAACTGATTCGACGTCATCGCCAACGTAGCCAGCTTCTGTTAATGTTGTAGCATCAGCAATTGCAAAAGGAACATCCAAAGCTTTAGCAAGAGTTTGCGCAAGTAAAGTTTTACCAACTCCCGTTGGGCCAATTAGCAGAATGTTGCTCTTTTCAATTTCAACATCATCAAGCTCAAAAAATGTTGTACGGCTTCCAATTCTTTTGTAATGATTATAAACTGCAACTGCTAAAACTTTTTTTGCGCGATCCTGACCAATTACATATTCATCAAGAGCTTTTTTAATTGTTTCCGGTGTATGCTGATTCCATTTACCTTGTTTCTGATTACTGACTGCAGCAAGATTATTTTTTAAAATATCAACGCTGCTTCCGATGCATATATCACAAATGTAAACATCGGGTCCGGCAATCATGCTTCCTACTTCGTTTCCATCTCTTCCGCAGAAAGAACACTTTACAATTTTTTGTCCAGGTTTTTTAGACATTAATAATCCTAACTAATTTTTTTCTTTAACTCAATTATATTTTTTCTTGCTTCATCCAGATAAAGTGATTTTGGAAATTTAGCAAGTAAACTTTCATAAGATTCAACAGCTTTTACATCATCTTTTAAGCCATACTGATAAATCTGACCCTGCAAATATAAGGCTTTATCAGCATAAATGTTTTTTTCAGCTTCATCAACAATAAGCGTTAAATTTGCAATAGCATTTGGGTAATCATCAATTGCAATTAACATTTCCGCAGTTCGTAGCTTGGCAATAGAACTAAAAACAAACGCCTGCGGATTTTGTGAAAGCTGCAAATATAAATCTTTTGCTTCGCCAAATCTTTTTTGCTCAGCCAAAAACTCCGCAGAACAATAAAGTGAAAGGTTAGACGAATCATTTTTTGCAGTGTTCAATAATATTGAAAATTCAATTGCATCGTTTGCTACGTTATCTTTTAAGTTATTCATCACAGTAGTAAGATCTTTGCGTGCAGATTCAAAATCATTCTTAAACGAATTGATTCTTGCAATTTGATACATTGCAAAACTTTTATCTTCCGAATTTATTCGTACTAAATTGCTTACCAATTGAAAGAGTTTTTCTGCTTCATCCAGCTTAGCTTGCTGCATTTTTATGTTTCCAAGTTCAATAAAAGCAAGCGATGCAAATTTTGAAGTTGGATAATCTTTAATAACAATCTTAAAATAATTTTCGGCTTCCACAACATCACCGCGATAATGAGAATATAGAATCCCAATTCTCAGCATTGCTTCAATTGCTGCTTCGGAATGCTGATATACTTTTACAATATCCTGATATGCATTTATTACAGGCTCAATTTCTTTTGCTTCAACTTTTGCCGGAGTGTAAAATGTTTTCCATTCCGGATTTGCTTCATTATACTTTTGGATTAAAAGTGCTTCCTGTGTTTTTGCATATCCCAACTTTGCAAGCGGCGTATATTGTTGATCAGAATAATTATCTAATAAAAATTTAAATACATCAGATGCGGTTTTGTATTCTCCATCGCGATAAACGAACTCTCCAAACGAATAAATATCTGCACCGTTAGTATTTTGTTTTTTGTCTATCTCTTTATAAAGATTAAATGCCTCATCATAATTTTTTTTCTCAATGTATAGCCTGGCTAGCAAATACCTAAAACTTATGTTATCTGATTTATATTTTTCTATAACTTCAATTGTTTCATCCAAAGCGTTTGGCTTATTTGAGTAGGAAAGAATTTTATTTTCTATCTGTGGATACTGCGATGGATTAGCTTTTATTAAATCACAATATTCTTCAGCAGCTTCGCGATAGCGCATTGTGATGTTGTACAGCTCACCAAGATCATAAGAATATAAAAACGCATCTTTAGAAAATTTTTTCCCCTGGTTAAGTAGTTCGATTGCTTTTTCAAAATCTCTTCTTTCGATTGCAAAATTTGCAATGATGCGAAAAGTTATTGGATTTGTTTTAAATTTTTCAGTTGCGTCATCCCAAACCTGGTAAGCTTTTGTGCGATCGCCCGCTGTGTAATATGTTGAACCAAGCAAACCGTATAAACTAACATCCTGAGGATTGGAAATAATTCTTGAGTTTATTATCGCTGCAGATTCATCATATTTTTTTAGTTGTAAATACAGCGTATTAAGTTTATTGAAGTACTGAATATTTGAAGGATCTTTTTTGTTAAGCGTTTCGATAATTTCTACAGCTTTGTTAAAATCACCCTGCTGCTCATAACTTTGTGCAAGCATAAACTGGTTTTGATCCATTGGACTTTGCTGTGCAAAAAGTGAAAAAGCAAATAGAATTACGGGAAGAATTTTCTTTATCATAACTTAAAAATAGCAATTAATTGCGCTCATTCAAGGGGATAAATGCGGCTATAAATCAACCTATTTTGGGACTGTTCTTGAATTGTTCTAAAAAACTACCAACCACTATCTCCATTACCAGCGGTACTAAAACTTATTAAAATCCCTACTGTAAATCCCCAGGACGTGTTGCCATCAGATAATCCAAATGATGGTCCTAAGTAAAAGTGTTTTGCAATAAATATTGGCAAAGTGGCTCCTACTGCTGTAACCGGATTCCCGCTATGTTCTGCGGTCGGAATTCCTACAGCAAATGAGAGTATTGGATACCAGCTTATATCTTTATGTAAAGGAATTTTACTGCCTACATTAAAACCAACCATAATAGCATCGCTACCAAGATCTGAGGTTGAATAGCCCAGGTTTAACTCGAGTTGTGCTTTTTTCTTGATGAGAACAACTCCCAAGGATACAGAGTTGCTGCTAACGTGTATATCTTTGGAATAATAATAATTGTCCAATTCGATTGTTGAGGTAGAAGTTGAAAAACCAAATTCAAAAATTCCACCGAGCGCAAAGCCTCCGCCAAATGATGCAGCGTAACCACTTTCTAAACCAGTGTAGCCGCCGTTCAAAAAAAGACCCGCTTCTCCCTTATCTAAAAAAATACCTTGAGAGTATGTATGAGAAGAAACAAATAGAGTAACTAATACTGCAAGAACAAAACTGTTTTTCATTTGAGATCCCCTTAAATGATAAATAATTGTAATGCAAAATTAAAACAGTTTTAATAAATATTGAAAAGTTTGATTTAGGAAGTCACGAACCAATCCATGACTTCCTAAAAAATATTTTAATCTAGTTTAAACATTATTGGAATTGTTACTTCTGCTTTTACCGGTTTGTTGTCTTTAATTCCGGGAGTGAATTTTGTTTTCTTAATTGCATCCATTGCTGCTTTATCGCAATCTGTATTAACACTTTCTACAACTTCTGTTTCTACCACATTACCTTTTTCATCAATTATAGCTTTAACTATAACCTTCCCTTCAATGCCTGCATCTTTTGCAGTCTGAGGATAGACAACGTTTTTAATCATCTGCTCAATACCACCGACTGGTTCAGGGAATTTATCAAGTTTTTCTTCTTGAGCGAAAAGATTTATTCCAAAGAATAATATGAACAGTAACGAAATATTCATTAAGGCTCTCATTTTAATACTCCTTTTATTTTTATTGTAATTTAAATTTTACTGGAATAGTAATACTGTATTTAACCGGCACACTGTCTCGTACAGCTGGATTAAATTTTACATTTTTTATAGCATCAATTGCTGCCTCATCACATCCTGAACCTATACCTTGCATTACGCTTATGTTTGTGACATTCCCATTTTCATCAATATCAACTGTAAGATAAACAGTGCCCTCAATTCCTGCTCTTTTAGCGATTTCTGGATAATGAATGTTCTTCTGTATTGCAAACATGCCGCCTATTGGTGAGGGAAGAGAATCTACATCTAAACCTCGCTCCAAATTCCCCCAAAAGTTAGTCCAATAAAAAAAAGAAATTTGAAATTTAATAGGGATACTGTCCTTATATACTGGTTTGTCAAATACTTTTACTAATTCTTCTATTATTATCTTAGCCACTTTTTCTTCTTTGCCACTTAGAATAATAATCTTATCAAACTTTCCTTTCTCGTTTACATAAAGCATCAATTGATAACGATCATTTGGTAGAATATTTAACCCCTCCGCTTTTATTTTCTTATCAATACTATTGTAAAGTTTTCTTTGTTCATCCTTGTTGGTTAATTTTGTATTTGGGAGAAAACGCCAGCCAAAATCACCCTCGCTCAAATAACTGTTATCACTTAAATTAATTATTTCCGGTTTCTTTTCTTCTTTACACCCAAATGGAATTACAAAAAGAAGAATCAATAAAAATAATTTCGTTTTCATATTGACCTCAGCTATTTGGTTTAATAATAATTTCGTTATCAAAAGTTGCACGCACTTCAACACTTGGCAAACTGTTATAAAGCATTTGTATTGTTTTAGATTGATATATCATCTGCTGTGAGAGATTATCAACGCGTTCCTGGTAGTTAGAAACTTTAAAGAAAAGATATCCACTTAAAAAAAGTAAAATGAGTGCGGCGGCGTAAGAAATGGCAGAAAATATTTTAATGTTTGAAAATATTCCGGTTCTTGCAGATGTTTTTGATCCAACAGATCTTAAAATTCTTTCTTCTAATTCTACCGGAACATCTTCTATATCACTATCAACAGCATTTCTTATAATACTTAATTGCTTAAAATAATCTCTCGCATTTTGGTCGCTTGCAAGCAAGGAAAAAAGATTTACTTCTTTGCTTTTTGCAAGCTCACCATCAAAATAGAAGTTTATCATTTCTGTTAATTTATTTTCGCTCATATATTTTATCTTTCTATGTTCGTCATTGCGAGTGAGTCTTCGAACGAAGCAATCTCAAATATTTTATGTGTGAGATTGCTTCACCCCGATGAATCGGGGTTCGCAATGACTATTGTAAAACCTTTGATATTTTATTTATTAACTTTTGCCGTGCTTTGTACAACCTGCTCTTTACAAGCTCTTCATCTATCGTAAGAAGAGATGCAATTTCTTTATAGCTTAATCCAGAATATTCTTTTAACACGAATACTTCTTTAAAATCTTCATTCATTAAATCAAGTTCCGTTAAAATCAATTTATTCAGTTCTTTGTTTTCAATTTCATCTGCAAGCAACAGTGGTGATTCAATTTCAACTTCAGTTATATCAATGGAATTAGTTATTAGCTTTTTGTTTTTGTACTTCTATAAAAAGTTAAAATCTCGTTTCTTGCTGTTTTAAATAACCAAAATTGAACACTTTGCCTGTTTTGTATAGAATTGAGATGTTCAAAAAGCTTAATAAACACATCCTGAACAACATCATCTGCGTGCATTTTATCACCCAGCATTTTTAATGCATAACTGTAAACTCTTCTTTTATGCTTGTTAAAAAGAAGCGTAAACTCAATTATTTGATTTTCCTCTGATTTCAAATCGGCTACTGTTTCTTATTTGAAAGATGTAAAAAACGTTAAAATGTTTCCGACAGTTAAAATAATATTATTGGAATAATATTTGTTTCCATATAAATCTAATTTAGAACTAAACTTCAACTGGGTGTATTTTAAAATAAACTTATCTTTTTTATTTACTTTTAACCATTATTGATAAAAGTAATAATATCTTAAAAGGTAAATTTTACTTTATGTCATCTAAAGTTTATATTGGCAATGGAAATTGAGCAATTATTTCAACAATTAACTATTCTTTAACAATAAAAGGACTAACTATAATGCGTAAGCTACTACTAATTCTTGCGTTAGTGTTTACATCACTAATCTATTTTTCATGTGATACCACTGAAGATCCAGCGGATAATTCTGATATTCCAGGCAATCCAACCGGTGTTACGGTTCCTACTCCAACTAAAAATAACGTATTACCTTCAGCTTCCTTTACGACTACTGGAAGTCGTGTTAAGTTAAATCTACTTGGATTAATTGATCCAACAACAAACCAACCTTTAGTATTGTCTTATAATTCAAGCAACCCACAAGCATCTAACATTTTTGTTGAAGAAGATGGAGTTGTTCAAGGATTAAAAGTATCAAAAGTTGGAACAGGAAATGTTTTAACAGCAGATATAGTTTTTTGTGTTGACAATTCTGGAAGTATGAGTGAAGAAGCAGATTCAGTTGCAGCAAGCATTATTGAGTTTGCAAACTTTTTGCAGACTAGTGGTTTGGATGTAAAATTTGCTATTGTAGGTTTTGATAGCTATCCAAATGGTGGAATCAATTTTACAAATGCTCAAACACTTAGCTCTTATTTAGATCGAAATACCGGCACATCCAGAACTTACTACTTTGCTGGACCTGATAGTGTGGCTTTGACTGAACGAGCATACAATTTTGGATATGCTGCTGGTGAAAATGGAGTTATAGCTGCAATCTTTGCTGATAGTGTATACTCATGGAGATCAGGTGCGCAACGAGTATTTATTAACTTTACTGACGAACCAACCCAATCGCTTACTGATGGAACTTGGAATAATGCAATGGGTTGTAGTTTATTAAGTGGCAAGGCAACTGTTCATACAGTTTTTAGCGAAGATTCAACATATTGGACATTTGATTTTGATGATGAAAGACCCTGGGAACTCTCAACTTGCACAGGTGGAACCATTAAGTTTATACCATCAAATGCAAGTGGACTTAATCTAAAAGACCTGCCTGTTGCAGGTGCACTTGCAAACAGTTACTTGGTTGAATATGTTTCAGCAAAAACCGGCGTACAACATACAGTTAAAATTACAATTTATACTTCAACTGCAGATGGTGTTCAAACGTTTAATATAACGTATTAACGTTTTTAATATTTTTTCTTATTAAGCCAATCACCTTATAAAGTGGTTGGCTTTTTTATTTTTCATGATGTAATCACATCACATCTGTATGCGTTATACATTGCTAAACTTCCTATTCTTTGGTACTTTTAGCCGTTAAATTATAAGAAAATGAAGAAAATTTTAATTTTAGGCTCTTCCGGTTCTATCGGTGTTAATACACTTAATGTAGTTAGGAATTTCCCAGATAAATTTCGTGTTGTGGGATTATCAGTAAACTCAAGAATTGATATTTTAGAACAACAAATAAAAGAATTTCATCCGGAATTTGTTGTTGTTACTGATGAATACAAAGCCAAGGAGCTTAAATCTAACATAGGAAATTTGTGCGAAGTATTTTCGGCTGATGATGGACTATTAAAAGCTGCTTCCGAAAAAGATTACGATGTTTTACTTGGAGCAATTGTTGGTTTTGCAGGATTAGCTCCAACGATTGAGGCGATTAAACGCGGCAAGAGAATTGCGCTTGCAAACAAAGAAACACTTGTTGTTGCCGGTGAACTTGTTACAAAACTTATTTTGGAAAATTCTGCGGAAATAATTCCTGTTGATTCTGAACATTCCGCAATTTATCAATGCTTAGTTGGCGAAAATCTTAACGAAGTTGAAAAACTAATTTTAACAGCTTCGGGCGGTCCATTTCTGAATAAAGAAAAATCGTTTTTTGAAAATGCTACTTTAGATGAGGCACTAAATCATCCAAATTGGAAAATGGGAAGCAAGATTACAATTGATTCCGCAACGATGATGAATAAAGGGCTTGAAGTTATTGAAGCACATTGGTTATTTGGGTTGCCGGTTGAAAAAATTAATGTTGTTGTTCATCCACAATCAATAATTCATTCAATGGTTCAGT
Proteins encoded:
- a CDS encoding sigma-70 family RNA polymerase sigma factor, producing the protein MKSEENQIIEFTLLFNKHKRRVYSYALKMLGDKMHADDVVQDVFIKLFEHLNSIQNRQSVQFWLFKTARNEILTFYRSTKTKS
- a CDS encoding energy transducer TonB; its protein translation is MRALMNISLLFILFFGINLFAQEEKLDKFPEPVGGIEQMIKNVVYPQTAKDAGIEGKVIVKAIIDEKGNVVETEVVESVNTDCDKAAMDAIKKTKFTPGIKDNKPVKAEVTIPIMFKLD
- a CDS encoding energy transducer TonB, encoding MITKLLLNQIAEVNMKTKLFLLILLFVIPFGCKEEKKPEIINLSDNSYLSEGDFGWRFLPNTKLTNKDEQRKLYNSIDKKIKAEGLNILPNDRYQLMLYVNEKGKFDKIIILSGKEEKVAKIIIEELVKVFDKPVYKDSIPIKFQISFFYWTNFWGNLERGLDVDSLPSPIGGMFAIQKNIHYPEIAKRAGIEGTVYLTVDIDENGNVTNISVMQGIGSGCDEAAIDAIKNVKFNPAVRDSVPVKYSITIPVKFKLQ
- a CDS encoding tetratricopeptide repeat protein, with protein sequence MIKKILPVILFAFSLFAQQSPMDQNQFMLAQSYEQQGDFNKAVEIIETLNKKDPSNIQYFNKLNTLYLQLKKYDESAAIINSRIISNPQDVSLYGLLGSTYYTAGDRTKAYQVWDDATEKFKTNPITFRIIANFAIERRDFEKAIELLNQGKKFSKDAFLYSYDLGELYNITMRYREAAEEYCDLIKANPSQYPQIENKILSYSNKPNALDETIEVIEKYKSDNISFRYLLARLYIEKKNYDEAFNLYKEIDKKQNTNGADIYSFGEFVYRDGEYKTASDVFKFLLDNYSDQQYTPLAKLGYAKTQEALLIQKYNEANPEWKTFYTPAKVEAKEIEPVINAYQDIVKVYQHSEAAIEAMLRIGILYSHYRGDVVEAENYFKIVIKDYPTSKFASLAFIELGNIKMQQAKLDEAEKLFQLVSNLVRINSEDKSFAMYQIARINSFKNDFESARKDLTTVMNNLKDNVANDAIEFSILLNTAKNDSSNLSLYCSAEFLAEQKRFGEAKDLYLQLSQNPQAFVFSSIAKLRTAEMLIAIDDYPNAIANLTLIVDEAEKNIYADKALYLQGQIYQYGLKDDVKAVESYESLLAKFPKSLYLDEARKNIIELKKKIS
- a CDS encoding 1-deoxy-D-xylulose-5-phosphate reductoisomerase; its protein translation is MKKILILGSSGSIGVNTLNVVRNFPDKFRVVGLSVNSRIDILEQQIKEFHPEFVVVTDEYKAKELKSNIGNLCEVFSADDGLLKAASEKDYDVLLGAIVGFAGLAPTIEAIKRGKRIALANKETLVVAGELVTKLILENSAEIIPVDSEHSAIYQCLVGENLNEVEKLILTASGGPFLNKEKSFFENATLDEALNHPNWKMGSKITIDSATMMNKGLEVIEAHWLFGLPVEKINVVVHPQSIIHSMVQFVDGSIKAQLGLPDMKLPIQYALTFPERFKNDFKRTDLPAINNFSFFEPDFDKFECLKLAFDVLKTGGTAPCILNAANEIAVDKFLNKRIKFSQISEMIKNALDKIENHSDPDMETIFECDKKTREYVKILS
- a CDS encoding VWA domain-containing protein; translated protein: MRKLLLILALVFTSLIYFSCDTTEDPADNSDIPGNPTGVTVPTPTKNNVLPSASFTTTGSRVKLNLLGLIDPTTNQPLVLSYNSSNPQASNIFVEEDGVVQGLKVSKVGTGNVLTADIVFCVDNSGSMSEEADSVAASIIEFANFLQTSGLDVKFAIVGFDSYPNGGINFTNAQTLSSYLDRNTGTSRTYYFAGPDSVALTERAYNFGYAAGENGVIAAIFADSVYSWRSGAQRVFINFTDEPTQSLTDGTWNNAMGCSLLSGKATVHTVFSEDSTYWTFDFDDERPWELSTCTGGTIKFIPSNASGLNLKDLPVAGALANSYLVEYVSAKTGVQHTVKITIYTSTADGVQTFNITY
- a CDS encoding sigma-70 family RNA polymerase sigma factor, which translates into the protein MLADEIENKELNKLILTELDLMNEDFKEVFVLKEYSGLSYKEIASLLTIDEELVKSRLYKARQKLINKISKVLQ